The following nucleotide sequence is from Octopus sinensis unplaced genomic scaffold, ASM634580v1 Contig05199, whole genome shotgun sequence.
ATATCTACAAATGTTGCAGTGGCTGAAAATTTTTTCTCCGCTAGTATATAGTAAATTACATCTTCAAATGTTTTCAAAGCACCAGAgtgcagtttttcttttaaaataaacttgaGATCTGTATATTCCGACTGCAGTTTTATAAGTGGGACTTCTGAAGAgagtaattttcatattttttcgctAATTTAATTATCTCCTCTTTTCCAAATTCAAAGTTTGTCTGATTTTGAATTGCTTGAGTGTCAAATGCTACCCATTCTCTTAATTCGTCAGCTGGAAATCTTTCTTGTAAATGCAGATAAACATGCTCGATAAAGCATAGGATTCATCTGTATTTGTATCTCCATAACCAGTTGTTGATAACAACATCTTCACGCTGTCACTCcagtaaatttcatttccatCCAAATATTGAGATTTCAGCTTCGAAATTTTTGCTCTGGCAAACTGTACAGCTTCTATGGTCGATATACAGCTTCTTTGGAAAACTGTGCACAAATCTGCTAATTCAACCAAAATTTCATTTAAGACAGTTAAAGCAACATGAATAAGAGGATTCTTTAGCGTCGccacatattttacaaacaactCCGCAGTCTTCggaaaaactaaaaatatcacCCAGTTGCACATGTTGGGGAATTTTTGAATCTGGTGTTAAGGTTTCGACGTATTCTATCAACCATTCCGGCTTAAAAGAAGGAGAATTTTTCTTAGTCTCATATCAATATTATAGACACGTGTtcgttttgaaatgaaaataagaatatataaattcatataaaaaattaaaaaaaatagcaatttttaatattatactttctACTGCGCAGAAAAAATTTCGCTGCGCAGCAAGGTGCAAACTGCTGCGCGGCCGCGCACGCGCGCAGCTTAGAGGGAACACTGGTCATAAGTCGTGATTTCGACATCACCAAACACACCTCGAACGGCAACTGCATACGCTACCTGGGGCTTGATTTCATCAAGAAAACAGTCGATGATGCAGAGCATCTCCGACCAAATACTGATAAGTACTTGTATGATCTGATAATGAACAATGATAACAAGCATGAAGTTATTGGATACTTTGGAACATATAGGCATTGGGGTCACCCGCGAATAAAATGGCAAGAAGGGCTAAAGAAACTTTACGATCAAACCCATGAAGATCTACCTATTGACTCAGAATATATAGAGAAACTAACGAGTGACCTTGCTCGAATGATTCTTGTAAGAGACTTTCAAGACAAGAAGCGATGGTCAGTCGACAAAGAAAAATTGGATGAACTTGAGCCGTATTCTAAAACATTTATGTATCAGATAAAATCCGATCTCTTCCCAAGCAAACGGTCCATACGTGCATTTGGGCACAATTGGCATAAATTACCCATGCTGCCCATATTTGAGATACCTGAAACCATGCCATTATCAGAACTATTGAGTGATAAATCACATTCACTGAACATAGAAGAGCTCAAAGAATTATTGCGGAAAGGAACCATTGGATACAGTGCAGATAGAAGTGTCTTGAACACTGCGTTAAGTAGAGAAAATGTGAACCTTAAACAATTCTTAAAAGATATTGATGAGAACGGATTCGAAGAAAAAGACTATGTGATTGGAGTGAGAGCAAAAGAGCGTGAGCTCAAAAAGGAAGGAAGGTTCTTTTCATTAATGACTTATCCTCTTCGACTCTATTTTGTTGCTACAGAGAAACTGATTGGGAAATACTTCTTACCGATGTTTGATTCTATTACTATAAACGACCCATCAATTACAGTGTACAAGAAAATGAGAGAGGCAGTCCCAGGACACCTCAACGGATCAAAGGACACTGTTACATATGCTGCACATGTTGACTACTCTAAATGGAACAATCGTCAAAGACATGACTCCACTTCGCCGATCTTTAAAGTGATGGATCGTGCATGCGGATTCGAAAATGTCTTTTCAAGGACACACAGAATATTTGAGAGGTCTGACTTTTACTATGCAGACGCACCTCTTGCTTTTATGGTTGATGAATCAGGCAGAATAAAGAATAAGTACAATGACCTAATGGTGTCATGGAACAGGCAACCCGGTGGATTAGAGGGATTAAGACAGAAATCAGAAATGCGCTATCATCCGTCAGAAATGCGCTATCATCAGTGGGCACCAGCTCACTGACACTCTGTCAGTCTCGGCACAGCTGCGGATAATGCAGAGGAcatcaagaagaagaaatatgatgGGCTCACCGATCGTTACGTTTTCCGGCCGGTTGCTGTCGAAACCCTGGGATCGATTGGGAAGGATTCGTTGAGGTTTCTCAAGTGTATTGGACGTCTCAAGACCTTGAGAACACACAATCCTCTGGAGACGAGATGGCTCTTCCAGAACGTGTCccaagcaatagtgaggggaaACAGGATCGCCATCAGTTCTTCTTACACTGTATAACTATATTCCAAATTTTGAACATTAATAATTGATTTAAGATAAAAAATGGGACAGTATACGACTACCGATTTTTAATCGGTAAGAATGttctagaaaaaacaaaaagtatatttatagaGTAAATTAGGTTAGGCAAAGGAAATAATGGCTCCCGAAGTGAAGCATTATACTGCCTTCTGCAAGATAGAAATTTGTTTTTTGCAAACACGAGGCCGTTATGCAACAttgtaaaaaagtaaacaaactgTTGATCACCTGGCCACTCAGTGTGGCAAAATGCTCAATAGCGATTACCTCCGAAGACATGACGAGGTGGTTAAATGTGTCCATCTTCATATTTGTCAAATGTATGGAATAAAAAAGAACAGGAAATTAAAGACTCATTCAGTTCAGTCGATATTGTCAACTCAAAATGTAGAAATTAGAGTTGAAACGTCaattataacagaaaataaagtcAACTTCAATAAACCGGATATCTTTGTTTATgacaaaattaaaaaggaaataacCTTAATCGAGGTGGGCATAACATCTCAGGACCGCTTAAAACAAGTGGAAGTTGAAAAACTTCACAAATATGATTTCCTTGCAAATGAACTGTCACTACTTACGAATGCCAAGTTAAAATTATTCCCGTGTTTCTGACCTGGGATGGTGTAGTTGCAAGATGCTTCAAAAAATTATATGGATAAActatatattgaaaaatttacAATGACATACATCCAATCGGTTATGCTCAAAAGGACGCTAGAGAGCATGATAATTGAACACAAGCATGGAATGAAGATAACTGGCGAGGAATATACCTCTGCGACCGATCAACTAGTAGAAATGGCACGCCGTCAGGACATTCCATTCAAAGACAAAAGACGCACAACAACTGACGCAGAGATAGAGAATGATGAGGAACAAGCAGCAGACTCTTCTCCTAAAAGGAGAAGAGAGACTACCAATCAGGATTGAAAGTcccaattaaatattttaatcttaattaaaTTTTGGTTTCGTAAATAAACTAGAGTAAATTATAGTTATATCATTTGCTCCCACTAGGCTCAGGCACACTCATCCCGATTCAAAAGGCCAACAAAACCTCCGGACCGGTGGAAAATCTTCGTCCCGTAATACTACTAAACACTCTGAGAAAACTTTCTCACTC
It contains:
- the LOC115227612 gene encoding uncharacterized protein LOC115227612; this translates as MLNSDYLRRHDEVVKCVHLHICQMYGIKKNRKLKTHSVQSILSTQNVEIRVETSIITENKVNFNKPDIFVYDKIKKEITLIEVGITSQDRLKQVEVEKLHKYDFLANELSLLTNAKLKLFPCF